TGGGAACAGGGGAGGGGAGCAAATGGCTCATTGGTATTTATGTTTTTAGAACAACAGTGGATTGAGTTCCCTAATTTTACTTACGTGAGGTAGTAAATTCTTTTTATATCAAGGGACAAATTCTCatggttctcattttctctcgGGACCTGACGGGAAATGGGGCAATTTGATGTGGTGCACGGCTCTGTCTCAGTGGACGTGCTAGTGATCCCTGTGGCTCTGAAGTTTCCCCAGCGGTGTGAGATGCCGATGAACCCAGGCTGCTATCAGGGTCCGTCTCCAGTCTTCCCTCAGCAGAGCTGCAACACCGTGTAAATGCAGTAAACCCATATGAATAAATACTGTGGGCCACTGCATTTATAAGGAATGGGCCAAGCCTGAGAGAGGCACTTGGATTTCCTTACACCTGGCAGTAGCACCTGTGTGCGTCCAAGAGGGTACACGGCATTTCGAGATCTGACTGAGGCCCTCTGGCTACGTCTGTGCTCCTGCATTCTTTCAGTGTTGCCTGGCAGCAGACAAGGAAAAATGGTGAGTAGGTTTCTGCATTGAGGAACTCAGCTCAGAGGTCTGCACTTCTAGGTTGGTTTGGTAAATAAAGAAGCCATAGGGAGTGCCTCAAGGATTAGAAAAATCTGAAGAACACACTCGTTGCTCTTAGAACATTTATAAATTatgacaggccgggtgcagtggctcacgcctgtaatctcagcactttggcaggctgaggcgggcggatcatgaggtcaggagatcaagaccatcctggccaacatagtgaaaccccgtctctactacaaatacaaaaactagccgggcgcggtggcgggcgtctgcagtcccagctactcgggaggctaaggcaggagaatggtgtgaacttgggaggcggagcttgcagtgagcccagattgcgccactgcactccagcctgggcaacagagcaagactccatctcaaaaaaaaaaaaacatattatgACAGACACACCAACACACAAAGATACACAGTCAGCACTTATGTCACAACTCATTGTTTAATTATAACAAAGCAATACATCTACCAatgtgaaattattattattactattattattattattttgagatggagttttgctctgttgcccaggccggagtacaatggtgggatcttggctcactataacctctgcctcccgggttcaagtgattctcctgcctcagcctcccgactagctgggattactggcacccaccaccttgcccagctaatttttttttttgtatttttagtagagacaggttttctccatgttggtcaggctggtcttgaactcctgacttcaggtgatccgcccgcctcagcctcccaaagtgctgggagtactggcgtgggccaccgcacccggcctaatgaGAGTCTTCTTTAACCTCCACTTCACTTTCTAAAAGAGAGTCTTTTTTcggcgggggtgggggaggacagggtctcactctgtcgcccaggctggggtgccagtggcatgatcatagctcactgcagccttgacctcctgggcccattGATccccctgtctcagtctcctgagtagctgggaccttaCATTTGTGCGACCATGCTGGGCTAATgtttaattttgacttttgtacagatggggtctccccatgttgcccaagctagaaaTGAGCCTTTTAAACAATTTCAAACCGTACATCCAGATATCGGTTCTATCTGAATACAAATACAGTCATatgttgcttaatgatggggatttgttctgagaaatgcgtcattaggtgattttgtcattgtgtgagcATCACAGAATGTGcttacacaaacccagatggtGTATCCTACCACAAGCCTAGGCCATAAGTGTGTGGTATAGCTTGTCACTCCCAGGCTACAAACAAATACGGCATGGTCCTGTACTGAGTACTGAAGACagctgtaacacagtggtaagtatttgtgtctctaaacatagaaaaggcacagtaaaaatactgtataaaatgcaaaaaaaggtAACCTGtctagggcacttaccatgaatggagcttgcaggactggaaattgctctcagtgagtcagtgagtgggtGGTGAGTGAACGTGAGGGCGCAGGACATTCCTGTACACGGCTACAGACTTTATCAACTTTGTACACTTAGGCtatattaaatgcattaaaaaatatttttctttcttcaataagaAATTATCCTTAGCTTACTGAAACTTTTTACCTGGCAaaccttttactttttattaacttTGTGACTTTTTTGTAATagcacttagcttaaaacacacattgtaaaactgtataaaatacgctctttttattcttattctacAAGTcatattccatttaattttttaatatttatttattttttacttttcaaactttttctttgcaAACTAAGACATAAGCACACACATTAGCCTGGGTGTCCACTGAGACACAATGATCAGTACCACTGTCTTGACCTCTACACCTTGTCCCACCGGAAGGATTTCCGGGGCAGccacatgcatggagctgtcacctCCTGTGATCACAATGCTTTCTACAATACTGCCCAAGGACCTGCCTCAGACCCCTCTTGAGGAGGTGGAACCACCACATATGTAATTTGTTATTGACCAAAATATGTTGTTCTGCAGCATgtgactatatacatatatacatacgatgtgtgtttgtgtgtgaataGTAAGAGAGTTTGTGAACAAAAAATGGAGTCACACTATATACAATCTCACTGTACATTAtatttagctttctttttctttctttttttttttgagacggagtctcgctctgtcactgggctggagtgcagtggcgtgacctcgcctcactgcaacctccgcctcccaggttcaagccattctcctgcctgagcctcctgagtagctggggttacaagcatgtaccaccatgcccggctaatttttgttattttttagttgggatgggatttcaccatcttgaccaggctggtcttgaactcctgccttgtgatccatccaccttggcctcccaaagtgctgggattacaggcgtgagccaccgcacccggcatatTTAACTTTCTACTTGTTTgatattaatatcttttttttttttggacaaaatTCTTGGTAATGTCAAACCAATTTAATGGTTGTTTCCAGTCATCATCTATTAAATCATGTCTGCCACTTTAAACACATACCTTGTTTCCCAGTATTATCTATTTCAGTATATGCTATAATGAAGTTTTTGAGGGTATGTGTTTACTGATTGAGGGTTAATAAATGCAAAGCAGATTCCTAGATGTAGAATTAACAGGGCAATGAGAAAAGCAtgtcatttaacattttatgaaagacagatatttcttttgttaaaataatatgGACTATGTCAAGgtatatgtgtatttaaataGTCATATTTTTTTAAGATCTCTCCAAAGATACTATTTCAATTTTGACTCTTATCAAGAGTTcatgaggccaggcatgatggctcacacctgtaatcctggcactttgggattctaaggtgggcagatcgcttgagaccaggagttcaagatcagcctgggcaacatcgcaaaaccccatctcaactaaatatacaaaaattagccggtgtggtggaacatgcctgtaatcccagctacttgggaggctgaggcaggagaacctgggaggatgaggctgcagtgagcccagatcacaccactgcactcaagcctgacgacacagtgagactctgtctcaaaaaaaaaaaaaaaaaaaaaaaaaaaaaaaagaaatactcatgAGATTGGGCTTATTTCCCACATTTTTTCAAGCTCTGGATATTACCACACTTTTCATTATTTACCTATctggaaaagcaaatatctttatatttaaatttttataacttcAATCATCagtgaaaatatttctaatgtttATATCACTTGCTGATAAACCATTTTCCTGTGAACTGTTTGTTCAAgtcattacatatttttcttttgctacatGTTTTTCTTGccaattttttgagaaaaaaaattaagcaaggtAGCCTTCGGTTGTCTTCTTGAATTTTTCTActcttgtcattattttttagagtttgctagtagtgtttcttttttgttttgttttattttgttttgtttttgagatggagtcttgctctgtcgcccaggctggagtgcagtggcgcgatctcgactcactgcaacctccacctcccgggttcacgccattctcctgcctcagcctcgagagtggctgggactacaggcatgcaccaccacaccgtgtaatttttgtatgtttaatagggaaggggtttcattgtgttggccagactagttgtgaactcctgacctcaggtgatccacccatctcggcctcccaaagtgctgggattacagacgtgagccaccgcacccggccaatagtGTTTCTTAAGAGTGTAGATTTTTCTAAATAGGTAACACAATTTatctgtgttttgctttttaacttttgagAATTGCAGCTTGGCTTATGATGTATACTTATTCAAGATgattgggaaaaaaaggaaaaatatcacgCTTTCTGATAGTAgttgtatttttgaaatgtttaaatatataattcataattttaatatttttggtgtAAGGAATAAAGATGGGGCCCACACTCCCTTCCTCCCACAAATGCCTTGTCAGTTATCATGATATAGTTATTGTATTTTCAAAGCTTGATTAGATAGAAGATAAGATGGTTTCTCTTCAGTaggctttttttcttctggatttctCTGGCTAGACTTATGGGCTTATGTTCCTATTCTGTGTTTGCATGAcacatcacctttttttttttttaacatatgtagAAACCTTTACACCCACTaaacttttatatgttttatatatttatatttcatatttaaaatctcAAAGCATATCTGTAAACTAAGTAGGGTAGGTTTGATTGTTACcattttagatgagaaaactatGAAAAGGCAAATGAGCTTGCTGAGATCTTGTAATTTACTCTTGTTGACCTAGGGATAATGCGGAATAGTTTGGAGCGATAGCccaaaatgtatgtgtgtatttttatttgtcttagtTTGGGAGTACTGTTTTGTTACCTGcatgtttggatttatttttatttgtattaatttggGAGTACTGCTTTTTAGCTgctcatacatatttatatttatttatattaatttgggAGTACTACTTTTTAGCTGctcacacatatttatatttgtttatattaatttGGGAGTACTGCTTTTTAGCTgctcatacatatttatatttatattaatttgggAGTACTGCTTTTTAGCtgcttgtacatatttatatttatttaaattaatttgggAGTACTGCTTTTTAGCTgctcatacatatttatatttatttatattaatttgggAGTACTGCTTTTTAGCTgctcatacatatttatatttatttatattaatttgggAGTACTGCTTTTTAGCTGCACGTATTGCATAGTGGCGAAGTCTTGGCTTTTAATGCGTCCATCACCCAAACACCAGGATGGACCGAGTCTCTCTATGTCCATCTGTAAGACTTGTGGTTTGTCTCATCAAATACGCTTTGCTTTGAATATGATGTGATACTGGAATTAGAATGTGATAAGAGTTTCTGTACTTATGCGTGAATTATTGCATTACAGTTATAATATCTGTTACAAAGTTTTTCAAGCTGTTTTATCCCCTCAAGCGGTATATAGTACTTTGGAAGAAAAACTCATACACTCTATTTCTTCAATACCAGGCCCaattaaaagagagagacagaaagagattttatgtgtattttgcttGTCTCTTACGTTATTTATCTactaaggtattttaaaaattacctcagAAATGATAACCCAATGAATGAGGTGTTTCTTTGAGACCGGTAATAGATAAAGTACTCTGTGTGTAATGAATATTTCCTAAATACTATTGATGGATTATTCTGAGGTTCCATGTTGAGTCCTTGAGGTTTTTGGCAGGAGCTTAAGGACTGGAGTCTCCAGAAAAATTCATCATTCAGCCACAGCAGGATTTGTCTTCACTTCATTGGATTTAGAGGCAGTACTAATAGTGGTTAAGAATGCACACTCTCAGCCACGTTGCTGGGGTTCAGAATCAGCTCTGCGTCTTCCTACATATGACAGTTTGCTCAACACACATGTGTTTCAGCTTCCTTTTCTATAAGTTGGGAGCTAATAATAATAGTGCAACTCCATATAACTGTTGGGGTTACATGAATAGAATACACATAAAAAGCATAGAAGAATGCTTAGCTTCTGTTGgagttaaatgaataaaataaatataaaaagcatagaagagaggccaggcacggtggctcacacctgtaatcccagcactttgggaggccaaggtgggtggatcacaaggtcaggagttcaagaccagcctggccaacatgtgaaaccccatctctactaaaaatacaaaaaattagccgggcatggtggtggcacctgtaatcctagctacttgggaggctgaggcaggagaatggattgaatctgggaggcgaaggttgcagtgagccgagatcgcaccactgcactccagcctgggcaacagagccagattccatctcagaaaaaaaaaaaaaaaaaaaagaagcatagaAGAATGCTTAGCTTGTGTTGGggtcaaattaataaaataaatataaaaagcagaGAAGAATGCTTAACTTCTAATAAGTTCTCCCTTAATATCAGCGTTATTATTATTAGGATTGATATTTCTATTCAGCTGCAGTAGAGATGGATGGAACCAATGGCAGCACCCAAACCCATTTCGTCCTGCTGGGGTTCTCTGACCGACCCCATCTGGAGAGGATCCTCTTTGTGGTCATCCTGATCACATACCTCCTGACCCTCGTGGGCAACACCACCATCATCCTGGTGTCCCGGCTGGACCCCCACCTCCACACCCCCATGTACTTCTTCCTCACCCACCTCTCCTTCCTGGACCTCAGTTTCACCACCAATTCCATCCCCCAGCTGCTCTACAACCTTAATGGAAGTGACAAGACCATCAGCTACACGGGCTGTGCCATCCAGCTCTTCCTGTTCCTGGGTCTGGGTGGTGTGGAGTCTCCTGGCCGTCATGGCCTATGACTGGTTTGTGGCTATCTGCAAGCCCCTGCACTACATGGTGATCATGAACCCCAGGCTCTGCCGGGCCTTGGTGTCAGTGGCCTGGGGCTGTGGGGTGGCCAACTCCTTGGCCATGTCTCCCGTGACCCTGAGCTTACCCCGCTGTGGGCACCACGAGGTGGACCACTTCCTGTGTGAGATGCCCGCCCTGATCCGGACGGCCTGCGTCAGCACTGTGGCCGTCAAAGGCACCGTGTTTGTCCTGGCGGTGGGCGTTGTGCTGTCCCCCTTGGTGTTTATCCTGCTCTCTTACAGCTGCATTGTGAGGGCTGTGTTATGAATTCGGTCAGCATCAGGAAGGCAGAAGGCCTTCAGCACCTGCGGCTCCCATCTCACCGTGGTCTCCTTTTTCTATGGAAACATCATCTACATGTACATGCAACCAGGAGCCAGCTCCTCCCAGGACCAGGGCAAGTTCCTCATGCTCTTCTACAACATTGTCACCCCCTCCTC
This Rhinopithecus roxellana isolate Shanxi Qingling chromosome 8, ASM756505v1, whole genome shotgun sequence DNA region includes the following protein-coding sequences:
- the LOC104681143 gene encoding LOW QUALITY PROTEIN: olfactory receptor 2W3 (The sequence of the model RefSeq protein was modified relative to this genomic sequence to represent the inferred CDS: inserted 3 bases in 2 codons; substituted 1 base at 1 genomic stop codon) codes for the protein MDGTNGSTQTHFVLLGFSDRPHLERILFVVILITYLLTLVGNTTIILVSRLDPHLHTPMYFFLTHLSFLDLSFTTNSIPQLLYNLNGSDKTISYTGCAIQLFLFLGLGGVEXLLAVMAYDWFVAICKPLHYMVIMNPRLCRALVSVAWGCGVANSLAMSPVTLSLPRCGHHEVDHFLCEMPALIRTACVSTVAVKGTVFVLAVGVVLSPLVFILLSYSCIVRAVLXIRSASGRQKAFSTCGSHLTVVSFFYGNIIYMYMQPGASSSQDQGKFLMLFYNIVTPXLNPLIDTLRNREVKGALGRLLLGKRELGKE